GGAGCGATAAATATTTTTAAAATGGATCGCAAGGGAGAGCTTTCACAGTGTAGCGATCAAAAGATTGGGGGATACTATCCAAGTTCAAATGGTCGCAAACTTCTTTATAGTGGTGAAGATTATAATGGTTCTAAACTTTATGAAGTACCTCTGTCAAAATGTAAAAAAGTTGAAAGAAATAGTATTCTAGATTTTAATTATCTTGGTGATTCTCCTTCAGATAATTATGGAAATTTTAAACTAGAACACTTTCCCCTTCAAAAAGAGCAGTACACAAAAAATAAAGAGAAATACTCCAGAGAAGATTATGGAAGTTTAAATAAGCGTTTAGTAACCCCCCATTCTTGGTCATTCTTTGTTGGAAGAGGATATGGATTATCTATCAACGCAGATAATTACCTTCGAACAATCGGTATTTCTGCAAACGTGGGAAATGATTCAGAAGAAGAGCAGCTCTATTATGGTGCAAATATATCTTTCAAAAAGTACTATCCAATATTTAATGTGGGGGCCAATAAAACTTACCGAGAGGTTGAGTTGTATAATACTTCAAGTGACTTGAAGTGGGATGAATTTGATATTGATTTGAGTATGACAATCCCGTATCTCTATCGAATGAACCTAAAGAACTCAGTAACAGCTCTTACTCTAGGAGCAAAAGCTGTTGATATTGCTAATTCTCGCATCACTTCTCAAGAACAAGTGACAACTTCTGAAAAGTACAATAATGCTTATATTGAATTTCAAACAAGTTTTTCCAAGGAGAGAAAGTTTCGTTCAATAGTGCCAGCCTGGGGAATTTCCTATAATGCGTTTTACGAGATAGCAGAAAATAAAGATCCGACAAAGTCTTCTTACCAGTTTTATCAAAATGCTAAGCTACTAAGCTCAGGTCTATTTAAGTTTGATGGCTTAAAATTAGAGTTCATGAGTGAAGAGCAAGAAGAAAAGGCAAGCGCATATAGATTCTCGCCAGTAGGTTCACAAGAAGGTGACTATGTATTTTCTAGAGGCTATAGCTATATTTCTGTTCCTAAGTACGAAAAGTATTCCTTCAATTACTTCTTTCCATTGGGCTATCCTGATTTAAGGATTTGGGCCCTTTCTTATATCAGAAGAGTTAAGGTTAATACATTCTACGATTTAACAAATATTTCATCGAGTTTTCTAAACCAGAAATTAGAAAGTGCAGGCGCAGAATTAGAATTTGAATCTACCTTCTTTAGAATTTTACCAATTGATTTTGGAGTACGTTTTATAAATAAAATTACGACTAAAGAAAATGTAAACGAGTTTTACTTGGCAACAGGTCTTGCCTTTTAAAAAAGGCCTTCATTTTTTGAAGGCCTTTGTGAAAAAATTACTTTTGTATTTGAGCGGTCATAAGTCTGTCTTTTTGGATTCTCTCTTTACATAGAATCCAGTCATTTCCCGCTCCTCGACCAACAGGATTAAATAGGTCTGTGGAAATTCTTCCGCCTTCTTCTAATTCTTCGCTAATATGAATCTTAACAACTTCTCCTGTAATGATTTGACCACATCCAGGTTGATCTCCATAAGAGAGATGATCTCTATAGATACACTCAAAATGAATCTTGCTCTCAAGTATTCTCTTGGCCTTCACAACGTCAGAATCGAGAGGATTTAAACCTGCAAGTTTGAATTCGTCCTCTCCGTATGGCAACTCAGTTGACGTCATATTTATTTTATCAATGATCTCTTCGCTAACAAAATTAACAACAAATTCCTTTTCTCGAAAGATATTAATTGGAGTATCTTTCATCTGTCCTGTAGAACTTCTAATCAAAGGACAAAAAGCTATGATCATTGGCTTTGCGCTAACTCCAGTAAAGAATGAAAAGGGAGCTACGTTATTGGTTCCATCTTCATTTAGAGTTGAGATGACTGCTATAGGTCTAGGTAGAATTGATCCAATTAAAAATTTATAATTGTCGGCAAATTCTCCATTTGTATTAAACGATTTCATTTTCATCATTACATCCAACTTTTCCAATAATCTTTATTCTCATTATCACTAAACCACTTTGTTGGTTTGAGTGGGTATCTCGTATCAATCATTACAGCAAATTCATCGGTATGAGTTTTATTATCAACTGAATTGAAGGCCTTTGGATGAGGACCATGATGAATTCCTTGCGGATGAAAAGTCATTGCTCCTGCATCAATATTATCTCTACTAAAGAAGTTGCCTTGGTGATAGAAAAGCACTTCATCATAATCAATATTAGAATGATAGAAAGGAACTTTTAATACACCATGCTTAGTATCTTCTAGAGGTCTTTCAACAAATGAGCAAATAACAAAGTTATTACATACATATGTTGTATGAGCTGAGGGAGGCATATGATATCTGTGAGACATTACAGGACAAATATCATAGATAGAAAGTTTACTTGGATAAACTGATCCTTTCCATCCCTTAACGTCTAGTGGGTTAAATGGATAAGTTACTCTGGTCATTTTTCCTAAGCGCTTGATGACAACTGTATATTCTTTTAAATCTTTTCTAGAGCCAAGTGCCGCTGTAGGTGTCTCTATTGCCGTTTGGTCATAGAGAGCGTTTGGTCCTAGAATTCCTCTTGAAGGTTCTTCAAACTCAGAAGCTGATTCTACTTGAAGAACTTTAGTCTTTTGATCAATAAAGAATTGATAAGTTGTTCCTCTTGGTATGATTATATAATCACCTTTTTTATAGTTGAGATGGCCATAAGTAGTCTCTAGTCTTCCTAGTCCTTCATGAATGAAGTAGAGCTCGTCAAAATCAGCATTTCTATAGAATAGCTCAAAGCTCTTATTGAAAGTACCAATGCTAACAACGCAGTCGTTATTTTCAAGAGTGGAAATAGTCGTATCCTGAGCATCTGGGTGATCAAATAGGGTCGGTAAGTTTCTAGGCTTGAGATCACCTTCAATATTGCTCCAATTAACAGGAGGGTTTTCGTGATAGAGCTGGCTAACTCTTCCAAAGAAGCCTTTTCTTCCATGTTCTTCCTCGTAGAGGCCTTCTGGGATATTAACGTGGGCCTGCTTTGTGTAAATGCCGCTGGCTTTAAATGTTTCCATTCTTATTTCCTATAGTATTTGTTAGCTTACCTATTCCTTCAATAAAGAGCTCAATCTCATCACCAGGCTGAATCCATTTATCAATCTCTAGCCCGCAACCAGTTCCTACCGTACCTGATCCAAATAGATCTCCAGGTAGTACCCATTCATCCATGGATACATGACTAATCATTTGAGAAAAACTAAAGTGTGAATCTCCAGATTGACCTCTTGACCACTCCTTCCCATTGACTGTTGCTGTCATCAATAGGTCCGGCTCTTTGTTATCAAATTCATCAATAGTCGTAATTACTGGACCTATGACAGAGCAGAAGTCCTTTCCTTTCGCTGGCCCTAGACGAACGGCCATCTCCTTTTTTTGAATATCTCTAGCAGAGATATCATTTAAAATTGTAAAGCCGAAGATATGATCTATCGCATCTTCTTCTTTTACATTAAAACCTTCTTTTCCTACAACCATTCCTAATTCAAGTTCATAATCAAGAATATTAGTGTAGTGAGGCCAAAGGATTTCATCTTTTGGACCAATGAAGCCAGAAGTTGGTCCTTTGTAGTACGCAGGTATTTCGTACCATGCTTCTGGAATAGGTTCATTTCTTTTTTCAAAACCTTTCGCGACATGTTTTTCATGTGCATAGAAGTCTCTATACGTTGTAATTTTATCCATCGGCTTTGTAAGCGATATAGATTGGTCATCAATTTTAAACGCAACAGGCGTGCCGTCTTTTAAATTTAAATCACCGACAAGTTTTAAAAATTGATAAAGGCCGTTGGCTTCTTGCAGATCTTCTAGTGGATTATCACTATAAGTGAGAACTTCGTGAAGTGAACTCGGTAATTTTCTATTCGCTCTTTCGTAAGGATTGAATTTACCTTCTCGTTGGTAATCACAGGCCCATACAAGATTAGGATCTATTATGACACCTTCTTTTTCGTCAAGAATTCCTAAGCGACTTTTGGAACCTAGGCTAGAATGGTGAATATAGTGACAGATTTTCATTAGTTTGCTCTCCCAAATAATTTATCAAACTCTGGTAGCACTTTCTCCATCGCATCGAAGAAGTGAATCATCTCTTCTTTTGTTCCTAGAGAAACTCTAACATATGAAGGCATTCCATGCGCCATTAATGATCTTATAATCACACCGTGATTCAAAAGATTTTCAAATAGCCAGTCACCTGCTTCAAGCGATGGTGTCTTAAAAGTGATAAAGTTGGTGATTGATTTGATAGGATCAAATTTCTTTTCTTTAAGAAAAGCAATTGTTTCATTATATCTTTTCGTATTA
The window above is part of the Halobacteriovorax sp. HLS genome. Proteins encoded here:
- a CDS encoding flavin reductase family protein, whose product is MKMKSFNTNGEFADNYKFLIGSILPRPIAVISTLNEDGTNNVAPFSFFTGVSAKPMIIAFCPLIRSSTGQMKDTPINIFREKEFVVNFVSEEIIDKINMTSTELPYGEDEFKLAGLNPLDSDVVKAKRILESKIHFECIYRDHLSYGDQPGCGQIITGEVVKIHISEELEEGGRISTDLFNPVGRGAGNDWILCKERIQKDRLMTAQIQK
- a CDS encoding homogentisate 1,2-dioxygenase; translated protein: METFKASGIYTKQAHVNIPEGLYEEEHGRKGFFGRVSQLYHENPPVNWSNIEGDLKPRNLPTLFDHPDAQDTTISTLENNDCVVSIGTFNKSFELFYRNADFDELYFIHEGLGRLETTYGHLNYKKGDYIIIPRGTTYQFFIDQKTKVLQVESASEFEEPSRGILGPNALYDQTAIETPTAALGSRKDLKEYTVVIKRLGKMTRVTYPFNPLDVKGWKGSVYPSKLSIYDICPVMSHRYHMPPSAHTTYVCNNFVICSFVERPLEDTKHGVLKVPFYHSNIDYDEVLFYHQGNFFSRDNIDAGAMTFHPQGIHHGPHPKAFNSVDNKTHTDEFAVMIDTRYPLKPTKWFSDNENKDYWKSWM
- a CDS encoding fumarylacetoacetate hydrolase family protein, with translation MKICHYIHHSSLGSKSRLGILDEKEGVIIDPNLVWACDYQREGKFNPYERANRKLPSSLHEVLTYSDNPLEDLQEANGLYQFLKLVGDLNLKDGTPVAFKIDDQSISLTKPMDKITTYRDFYAHEKHVAKGFEKRNEPIPEAWYEIPAYYKGPTSGFIGPKDEILWPHYTNILDYELELGMVVGKEGFNVKEEDAIDHIFGFTILNDISARDIQKKEMAVRLGPAKGKDFCSVIGPVITTIDEFDNKEPDLLMTATVNGKEWSRGQSGDSHFSFSQMISHVSMDEWVLPGDLFGSGTVGTGCGLEIDKWIQPGDEIELFIEGIGKLTNTIGNKNGNI